A single window of Penaeus chinensis breed Huanghai No. 1 chromosome 9, ASM1920278v2, whole genome shotgun sequence DNA harbors:
- the LOC125028796 gene encoding guided entry of tail-anchored proteins factor 1-like isoform X1, translated as MELTSEMYLFLITSILGSAGSLLPFLMQLILRTIGKESQAERLLRQEILKLKQQLQSISMVDQFASYAKVQRKINALSQQYKDKAMERSVGEQRVRMVLGGTLRTIVGLLCVWLIWEHRSDPVVSLPTNLVWPFGPILALPSCEVGQISVMIWLAVVRTVCNKVNTALTSPRTTPQRATPILNPTPVSPTAVPVAPPLD; from the exons ATGGAGCTGACGTCGGAAATGTATCTGTTTCTCATCACGAGTATTCTTGGGAGCGCTGGGTCATTACTGCCGTTCTTAATGCAGTTG ATATTACGAACAATAGGAAAAGAAAGTCAGGCAGAGCGACTATTGCGACAGGAGATTCTCAAGTTGAAGCAACAACTGCAGAGCATTAGTATGGTAGATCAGTTTGCTTCATACGCTAAGGTGCAACGCAAGATTAATGCTCTTAGTCAGCAATATAAGGATAAAG CAATGGAAAGAAGCGTTGGAGAACAGCGTGTACGAATGGTCCTAGGAGGAACATTACGGACCATAGTAGGGCTCTTGTGTGTATGGCTTATCTGGGAACATAGATCGGATCCTGTAGTTTCACTACCAACCAATCTTGTATGGCCCTTTGGACCTATCTTGGCATTGCCTTCCTGTGAAGTTGGTCAG ATAAGTGTCATGATATGGCTTGCAGTTGTCCGAACTGTCTGCAACAAAGTAAACACTGCACTTACGTCACCCAGAACAACACCACAGCGGGCCACTCCAATCTTAAATCCAACTCCTGTATCTCCAACAGCTGTGCCTGTAGCTCCTCCATtagattaa
- the LOC125028796 gene encoding guided entry of tail-anchored proteins factor 1-like isoform X2 → MILRTIGKESQAERLLRQEILKLKQQLQSISMVDQFASYAKVQRKINALSQQYKDKAMERSVGEQRVRMVLGGTLRTIVGLLCVWLIWEHRSDPVVSLPTNLVWPFGPILALPSCEVGQISVMIWLAVVRTVCNKVNTALTSPRTTPQRATPILNPTPVSPTAVPVAPPLD, encoded by the exons ATATTACGAACAATAGGAAAAGAAAGTCAGGCAGAGCGACTATTGCGACAGGAGATTCTCAAGTTGAAGCAACAACTGCAGAGCATTAGTATGGTAGATCAGTTTGCTTCATACGCTAAGGTGCAACGCAAGATTAATGCTCTTAGTCAGCAATATAAGGATAAAG CAATGGAAAGAAGCGTTGGAGAACAGCGTGTACGAATGGTCCTAGGAGGAACATTACGGACCATAGTAGGGCTCTTGTGTGTATGGCTTATCTGGGAACATAGATCGGATCCTGTAGTTTCACTACCAACCAATCTTGTATGGCCCTTTGGACCTATCTTGGCATTGCCTTCCTGTGAAGTTGGTCAG ATAAGTGTCATGATATGGCTTGCAGTTGTCCGAACTGTCTGCAACAAAGTAAACACTGCACTTACGTCACCCAGAACAACACCACAGCGGGCCACTCCAATCTTAAATCCAACTCCTGTATCTCCAACAGCTGTGCCTGTAGCTCCTCCATtagattaa